The sequence GTCGCCGTCTGGCCTGCCGCACACCACAGTCCACACAACAACAACAACAACGCCACTCCGCCTCGATGCCGCATCACGGTGCTCCTCTGTTTCCACGCCCACGGGCGCCCGAGAACCAGCCTTCAAGGCCGAAGATTCTGCCCGCCTTACCAACCTCCTCATTCTAGTAGCCGGTGCAACCCATGCAACTCGCTGGCTCGAATGGGTCGACAGGAACGAAAAAAGCCCGGGCAGCCGACATGGTGACGGCGGCCGGGCTTAGGCATTCAGGTCAAATGCGCGCTACTCGGCGGATTTCGGATCAAGCGCGATCTTCCGCACTTTGCGGCCGTTAGCAGGCCGCCAGGCGGAGTCATTTCGCGACGTGACGGTTGCGGTTCGGCGCTCCAATCCGGTCAACTGCCGGTTCTGCTGGACGCCGCGTTCGGCGGCCAATTTCGCCAAAAACTCCGGCGAGGCTTTGTCGAGCACGATCACGTCGCTCTTGGCACGTGGGTCTCGCAATGATCGCACGATGCAGATGACTTCTGCCCCGGAGTGCTCGGCGCTCGCCATCGCGGCTTCGACATCGCCCCATGCTTGAGCGGGTGGCTCGGCTGCAGTGGAAGTGGAAGCCGCTTGAGCGAAGGAGGCCGGCGTCACCGCATTCGCGGCGGGGCGGACCAGTGAGCTGAGCTTCAGGCGATCCAATTCCGCGTGAATCGCGCCGATGGCCGCGTAGAGTCCCTCGTTGTCCTCGGGATCCGCGGCGTTGCAGACGCCAATCAACTCGCCTCGGGCGTTGAACAACCCGCCTCCCGAGCGGCCTTGCACCGGCAGCCCTGCGGCCTGGATATTCGGCGGCCCGAGGTATTTGTCGATGGCCGTCACTTGGCTGTTCATCAATGTCGGATCGGCGCCGCCGTTGCAGCCGACGCTCGACACCGGATCGCCTACTTTCGTGACGGCGTTCGTCGACGCGACCGGCGCCGAGGCAACGTCCTTCCCGGGACGAATCGCCACAAAGCCCAGGTCGCGCTCCAAGTCGTAGCCGATCACCTGCCCCGGCAGGCCTTGTGGCGCCCCGGGGCCAAACAGATCGACGGTGATGGTTCCCTTGCCCTGCGACTCCCGAAACACGTGCCCGCAGGTAACGATCAGCGCCTCGCCGTTCCGGGAATCAATCACCGTCCCGCTGCCGAAGGATTGGCCAGTCGGATCGGCGATCCTTAGCCTTGCGGACGCGGCAATTGGCGAGTTCCCCGACGGCGCCGGTCGGCTGGCTTGGACGGCGGCGAATGGGTCCTCGACCGCGCCCAACGTCCTGTCGTTTCTGGGCGACCGCGCAGAGACGGCCGTCAGCCCCGTGGGACGCACGGCCACGTTGGCCCGCTTGAACATGCCTTCCAATTCGCTTTGGCTCACCAGGCCGACGACGCGGTCGACTTCCTGGCCATCGACGACCAACACATAACACGGCAACGGGCCAACGCCAAATCGTTCCGTCGTCGCACGGTCTTGATCGACG is a genomic window of Planctomycetia bacterium containing:
- a CDS encoding trypsin-like peptidase domain-containing protein; the encoded protein is MVTLSAALMACALVSSGETALYEFKADWCGPCQQMAPTVNQLTDSGFPVRSIDVDQDRATTERFGVGPLPCYVLVVDGQEVDRVVGLVSQSELEGMFKRANVAVRPTGLTAVSARSPRNDRTLGAVEDPFAAVQASRPAPSGNSPIAASARLRIADPTGQSFGSGTVIDSRNGEALIVTCGHVFRESQGKGTITVDLFGPGAPQGLPGQVIGYDLERDLGFVAIRPGKDVASAPVASTNAVTKVGDPVSSVGCNGGADPTLMNSQVTAIDKYLGPPNIQAAGLPVQGRSGGGLFNARGELIGVCNAADPEDNEGLYAAIGAIHAELDRLKLSSLVRPAANAVTPASFAQAASTSTAAEPPAQAWGDVEAAMASAEHSGAEVICIVRSLRDPRAKSDVIVLDKASPEFLAKLAAERGVQQNRQLTGLERRTATVTSRNDSAWRPANGRKVRKIALDPKSAE